The sequence TGAAATGTATTTTTTGGACAGCTATAACTGTATGCTGAAGAACCTGATGTTGAACCGTTTAAATTCACAGTCTTTACATTCGCGTTATTCATAGTACATGTATTACCTGACTGAGTGACATCTAAGAATCCAAAGTCTGTACCATATTCATATTGACCTGTTTTTTCATTTCCTCCAGGGCCTGTTCCCACTAGTGCATGAGCCAGACCTTCCCATTGTTTGATGATTTCACCCGTATTGGCATCCATAATAGCAAATGGGCGTGTAGGTTGTTTATGTGCATTGAAGTAGGAAAGCTCATAAACAAGACGAGCTTCTTGATGATCATCTAAATAAACGTAAAGCTGTGATTTTTTATTTTCGGCTTTAACCTTTATTGTGCTTTGTGAGATTAACTTTCTCATCGCCTGTTCAGCAGAAAGTGTTACAGCAGTAGAAATAATATCTTGTTCTATATTAGTGAGTACTTGACCTACGCTTGCTTGCATCAAGCCAAAGCTATTAGATTGGGCAACAATGGCACTGTTATAAACCGGGATCCCTTTATATTGTTGTTGATATCTCGCTTTTACATTACCGTTTTTTAATACAACTGTTCGAACTTCTTTCATTTGGTAGTCATTTGGCAAATTAAGCTGTTGGCTAATGCTTTGTTGTATAACAGAATTAGCTATATTGTTATTAGCGCTTATTTGCTGTGCATCTTGCCACTGTGCTGCATGTGTATTCATACTTAAAATGATACCAACGGCTACAGGAGCAAATTTAAATACATTTTTCATCTTAAATCCTTAAAGAAATTTTATTGTTTATGTCACATAACAAAGCACGTTAAGTACCTTGATAGAGGTGTCCCTATTTGTAAAACTAAAATGTATTAAAAGAAAGTTAATTTACAATGTATTAACATTGTATGGTAGGTATTGATGTTGAATTTACTTTAATAGTTGTTGTTCTTTTATTGTCTTGAGAATATAAGGATTTTTTGGTGTGTGTGAAAACTAACCAATTTGTTTTATTTTAAATGTTGCTTTTTTGTTGTTTTTACAGAATATGAATAAGTGTAATCTATCGACTGATTTATTCAGTCGATAGATTACATTAAAACGTTAAGCAGATTGCATTTTTTTTACTGAGCTATCGGAGTGTGTATCATAATTGGGGTTTGATAATTGAATTAAAATTTGACTCATCTCATTGATACGTCTTATAAAACTTTTTTTACAAGCGCGTTCGTGTATTGTGTGGTCGCCATCACCAAATGGTCCAAAGCCATCTAATGTTATTAACCCAGCTTCAGACATGGTATTAGCATCACTTACTCCACCACGTGATTCAGTAGGTAACGTGTAACCAATGGCTGTATTGATAAAATCTAATAATGCTTTTTGTTTTGGGGTTGATGACATGACATCTCTTTGCACACCTCCACTTATGTTGATTTTAACGCCTTCAACTTTGGCATGATCGACTATATGATAGATATTCTCCAATACGCGCAGTTTTTCATTAAAACAATTAAAACGAGCTTCAACAATTAAACTTGCTTTTGGAGAGATGGTGTTAGCGCCGATACCACCTGCGCATTTACCCACATTAACAGTGGTTTGTTGTTTTAAATCAGTCAAAGCAGTTAAGTCTATGATCATATGAGCAGCTGCTAAATTAGCATTAATGCCATTGCTATATTCATTTCCTGCATGAGCTGCTTTACCTTTAATTTCGATATTAAAAGTTGCAACGCCTTTTCTTGCTATGACAACCTCATGGTCTTTACCCGCAGCTTCAAATACAAAACAATAATCATAGTTTGCAGCTAATTGACTTGAAAGGGACTTACTATCATCACTACCTGTTTCTTCATCACTCACAAGCAGCATATCAACATTATAAATGTCACCAAGTTGTTTTTTTAACTCTCTCAATGCATTTAATGCAACAAAGTTACCACCTTTCATATCACATACTCCAGGTCCATAAACCCAGTTATCGTCTTGAGAAAAACCTTCAAATGTCCCAGGTGGATAAACCGTATCTAAGTGACCTAGTAACAATATTTTTTTGCC is a genomic window of Pseudoalteromonas sp. '520P1 No. 423' containing:
- a CDS encoding M20 family metallopeptidase, whose translation is MTKSMNFSELEKLININSYSKNKCGIDQNADVFKSWMAPLGFEAQTFERALIGDHILFKSKKKPGKKILLLGHLDTVYPPGTFEGFSQDDNWVYGPGVCDMKGGNFVALNALRELKKQLGDIYNVDMLLVSDEETGSDDSKSLSSQLAANYDYCFVFEAAGKDHEVVIARKGVATFNIEIKGKAAHAGNEYSNGINANLAAAHMIIDLTALTDLKQQTTVNVGKCAGGIGANTISPKASLIVEARFNCFNEKLRVLENIYHIVDHAKVEGVKINISGGVQRDVMSSTPKQKALLDFINTAIGYTLPTESRGGVSDANTMSEAGLITLDGFGPFGDGDHTIHERACKKSFIRRINEMSQILIQLSNPNYDTHSDSSVKKMQSA